GAGCCATGTCCACCAAACCATCCCCAGCCTTGCGGCAGAGAAATACAGTGTTTGTTCACCCCTGAGATTCCATGAATGATGTAGCCGGCTAGTGCAAGCAGTGACTATGCAACCCGTATGCTTACTGCTCACACTCAACCAGGGAGCGAGCGGGCCACCAGCCAAACATCATCCTCAGTACTCTGATGACATACTGCTAACACACCactttcaaaacaagaaaagcaagggTCGGCAAGCTAAAGGAACATGTCCAAGGACAGAGGTCAGGACTCATAGTTGAAAGCGTAGATTGAGTGCAGGCTTGCTTATCAGCAAAGCCACAATGTCATACTCATGTGCTTCCTTACAGAGTACTGGGGACAGAGTCGGGAGCAGCCCCATTccctgagccatgggtcccactaTCCCATGAGTGAAGCTTATCATTTTAATGCATGACTTAACACATCATGCATTAAACACATCGCGAGGGCTGGGGCACCTGACAAATTATAACTGAGCGGTTCATGTCTGGGAAGCAAAAGGAACAACCTTGAAGAAGTCTATGGCAACCTTCTCAGCAAAGGCCAAGAGTCAGCTGTGCCTCACTACCGTGCACTGGATGCTATGGCCATCTGTTTCCTGTGTAGCCACCCGCTAACTATGTGAAGCCATATGCCTGGACAGATGGTGGCGCTCCCGGAAGTACTCGTGGCAAACGGGGCAAGTGAGAACTTCCTCTCTTCGTTTCTTAGAATGTGGATCAGGGCCCACGTGCTCCCTTTTATGATGAGACCGCATGTGGAAGACCAGGTCGGCTGTCAGGCGAAAGGCTAGGTTGCACTTCGCACACCAGTTCTGAGTAGACAAGCCCAGAGAGGAGAGTGTGGGCGGCAAGAGAGCCCgggaggctgtggaggaaggTGCTGAGGACGTGGGGGCTTGTACCTGGGTGTGCTCCAGCCATGGTGTGGGAGGCCCCTGGAAAGCATTGCAGAGGAGAATGTTCTGTGACAATGTGTGCAATTTCCAGAAATCCCCCATGAACTTGAAAGTTGACAGATGAGTCCAATATGGGATGTCCACAGTGGTGATGAGTCCCGAGAGCTCCCATGAGCCCTCTGCACTTCCGCCAGCCAGAAGCGTGGGGGAGCACTTAGGTTTCTCTGCTGGGCGCTTGGCTGGCTTGCTGAAAGCACTTTTCTGCTCACTCCGGGCGGCACCTGGCCATACTGAACACACTGCGCCATCCCCTGAGGCTCTGGGGAGACTCTCGGGCAGCTGCTGAGTGCCAAGTTGGCCTTCTGTGTTCTCCGGCTTCCTCGTCTGGGCCTGGATGTCCCCTGGCCTCTCCTGGAGACGTGACAGCTCTGTGAAGGtattctgtctctgctctatgtGTGTCTTGCAGGCCAGAGGCCTGTCCAGTTCAGGCTTGCTCAGTGCTGTTGGCAGGCTCAGTTCAGTATAAGCCTCATCTTGGCCACCCTTTCCTGCAGCAGTGTCAGAGTCCACAAGGCTCATTTTCTTGAACATCTCTGGCTTGGTCTGCTTGGGTTCCATGAGCTTCCATCTCTTCTCAACTGAAGGCCTCAGAGAAGCCCCTTTGCCCTCAGCCATGTGATCAGCAGGGCCTGACAGGCTAAGCAAGGTGGATGTTCCAGCAGCCATTAATGTACAGGGCTTTGGGGTTCCACAGAACTGGTCCCTAGCCCCAGGAGGAGCTATGAGATAGGAAAGTCTCCAGTGAAGCCTGGACTGGATGCACTTGACTTCTGGTCCCTgcaggaaaggaaaacaatggACAGTGAGGCAGTCACTGGTTATTCCGTGTCCCGTACAGGGTGCCACCAGACAAGCCCACTTTCTCTGGTCTTACTTTGATGTTTGTGAACTAGGAGTGGCATcatccaaagagaaagaaagaaaaaaatgaatgagctCAAATAGACCCCAGCAGCCAGAAAGACCCCTAGAGCAATGGCACCAGAAGAATATGCCATGGTCCCATTCAGGAAAAGGCAGGGAAGGCACAGAAACAGCTACCGTGATTAACAGGCCTGGCTCAGACTTTTGGGATAGGAAAGGGAGCATGCTCTGAGACAGAAAGCAGGGCATCCTAGACACCTACCAATGAGCTGGCCCTGCAGGGAGGGAGCTGTGCACCACCAGCTCCAGCAACAGCATCTCTGTCTGGCTCTGGCTCAGTGTCCAGAGACTAGGGAAGGCACAGCATCAGGAGGTGATGATGTAGAAGGTTCATTTGCTCATGATCTCGGCTCCTTATggcattctttctctttcctgtctcctaaACTAGCCTTTCTCCATATCACATCTCCCACTGGCTTCCACTTGTCCCTTTGATCTCTCTGGACCAATCTTCTTAGAGTCCTTGTCCCGGCTTTTCCCCCCGACTCCCTTCCAAGCTGTGTATGATCAGGTTGCCTTTCACTAAAAGGACTAAAGAAAGCTCTAGAATCCTAATGCATCCTACCGCAGGATCCTATGGATGACACTGTGGGAGCTAATCACCAAACTGGGACTTGGTAGTGATTTTATTCCCAATGGAGATTATCACTCACTGCCATTTCCTTTGAAACCTGCAGGTCTCCCCTAGAGTACAGACCTGAGGATCCCTCAGAAGACTGTCCATCAAGCAAAGGAATGGCCTCGGTCAGCACCTTCCCTCCTCTACCTTAGTCATCATATTGTCCAGCTGTGGCTCCGGGTACAGCCTTCTCTGGGCTGGATGAATGTCCCTCCTCCTAGCCTGCCCATCTCTCAGGCCCAGGAGAAAGGGACTATGCCAGTGTCTGCCCTCTGTAGCCCCCCGAGGGCACCCAGGTGAGGCATACAGCAAGCTCTCAGGAAGTGCTGTCAGGACCAAAAGTTTCCCAAGCCagccaaaagtgtgtgtgtgtgggggggggagattaTTGCCTTTTAGGGCAACAGAACAAATGTCTGACATTCTGCAGTCCAGCATTTTCCCTCCCAGCCAAGTTGTTTCCAACATGCTTCTGTACTGGGGTTCTGTACTGCTACTTAGTGCCCGTCTCTCTCCAGTTCATGTCTCCAGCCATCCCCACTGATGGTGGAACCCACCTTGCCCCATAACCTAGTAAGTCCCTTCTCTGTTGTGTTGGCCAAAGCAGATGTTCACTACTTGTACCCAAAGTGCGGTAACTGTTCTAGAAATGGCAGCCCCCACCCAGCTCTGATAGCTGTGCCTCCAGGGCTCTATCAGGGAGAATGTCAACACAacgcacactcacatgtgcacacgtgtgagcaaacacacatgcagaggctTCCACCCAGTGACACCAGTAGCTCAGTGCCACGCCTGCATGTGTCAGCATTGGGCAGCCACGACTGTGTGAGCCGTGTCAACAGTGCCACCTGccagcttgacttctctggcAATCCTAACATGTTTCCCCCCGACTGAGGACAGTTCTCCCTGCTGGTTGGCATGCTGATTTTAATTCTTGTTGTCAGGTATGTTAGGCCGCTTCAGGTACAGAGGGACGGGAGCTTCTGAAGGCACAAGTGGCCAGAGGGCTGGAGGAACACTTGGCAGGGTGGAGGTGGGTATCAGTCCCTTATACCACCACACTGAGGCACAGTCTGTTCTCTACCAGGGCTTGTTTCTGTCTAGAGCTCGAGTCTCCCTGGCCTCCATTCAGCAGAACCACTCACTCTTGACTCATTCCACAACTACCCACACGTTCCTCCTCTACCCATGTCAAGTGTATAGGTCTGTACACTAGGAGAGACCTGAGCATCTACATGTGAACTGGCTTCTGACCACGCCCTGGAGGTGTCATGTGTCTAGAAGAGACAACATTCTGTGAGGAAGGCACATAGAAAACAAAGCTCTCTGAGTTAGGGGGGTGCAGGTCTTGAACACTGCCCAGTCTCCATTGGCCCAGCCATCTGGTTCTAAAACTAAGAATCAGAACCAAGCCCTCTCCTCGTAGAATACTGGCTGAACCACAATGCTGAATGGACCGGCTTTCATCACTGGAAAAGCTACCCTGAGCCGAGTGACCCAGAAGTGGCTAGGCTCCTTACTCACTGTCACTCTGGGGCTTGTTGGGCAACCACCTCATCTCactgccttctgcctccctgtACAGGGAGCACACAGTACATACACCCCCACCAGCCCCTTTATTTCAGAACTTCCCAGAGAGATTAAACCAGCAACAGCTTTTTGAGGTAGTTAAAACACAGAAGTTGCCCAAAGTGCAGGAAAAGGAAGGCCCAAACCATCCTTTGACAAAAGCTTTTGCACAGTCGctgtggaaaaaataaataaaatgcaagcaCAGTCCCCTCCTGTGTGACTGCGGGTCCCCCAAGTCCCTCATCATGCTGAGTGCCGCCAGGACAAACTGGATTACCTCTAGTAACTAAGTAGAGGAAGACATAAAGAGGAGCTTGTGTACAAACGTGTAAGAATTCTAGTATGTGTGTTCACgtgagagtgtgtgagtattAGCATGTGCATTTGCTGTGTATGATTTGTGCGTGGTGTGGTTGTGTGCACATGGCTATTCATCAGCATTGCTTGGGATTCATCATGCAGGATTCCCTGAAAAGCCCCCCTCAGGCCGTGCTCCCACTTACATCCTCCACGAAAACTGCCCGATAGAAGCCCTAGTGTGAGTCTGATAAACCCTGGTCCTGCAGAAGCCTCGCTGCCTCGCTGTCGCTCTCCTGAATGGACTCCCACACCCTTCCTTGGATGCTAGCATCTTGCCCAAAGTcacagttagatttttttttaaatttctgctcACCTATACCTTTAActtactttattctttctttttgtttgagacagggtctcctataaTCCAGGCTGGTTTAAACTTGCTGCATAGGCtgggatggtcttgaactcccacTATTCCATGAGCTCACCCAGACATGTGTATACATTCACATGggcacatttatacacacacacacacacacacacacacctccatgtCCCAGTTGCTGGCATGGACACCATGGCTAGTGACTTGCTTCCATCCCACAGGAAAGCTAACTAACTGCCACCCAGGCACAGCAGTACCAGTGCATAGAGCACTTAGGAGCATATTTGTGAAAGACGTCTGGATAGAAGGGGGGGGGATCACCATTATGAAAGTGATTTTTACACAGTTAGACGTCTAAGTGTCATTCATCACCAGCAGCACCTATATCGCCTTGATCCCTACGCCTCTCAGATGGCCACCACACCTGTGGGAGTTCATCTCCAAGTCGTTCCCCATCCCAGACACAGACATCTGACGTCACACCGCGCTCGGTGCCTCTAGCTTCTCACCCGTACCTCCACCACCCTGTGCACCTGTGGGTCACCCTCTGTCCAGCTGTTATCTGGGCGGATTggagctgcccctccccctttctcctcccacagACGCCAGCTGCCCTAGGCAGTGATGAATCTATGCAGTCCTTGTTCCTTGCTCCGAACCTACTGTGAAAAGACTCTTTGtcatccctggctgtcctcaatGGCTTCGGTTCATCCTGGGCTCTCCGTCCTGACCTTCTACGGGTCCTCGTCGCCCCATCATTGTGTGTGTTCCACTAAAGGGCTTTTCTTGTCATACTTGTTTCTTTTCCCTGTGGTGTCCACAAGACAGCCTCTGAATTGTACAAACATGGTTCAGAACCACTCCATGTTCTTCTAtctgggaaaataaaaagatgaaactCCAACACCCTCCCACTGTTCTTCCAGATCTCAGATGATATGATGATTCTATTCTGTGCTCCTGAGTACTTCCTGACACCAGGATCTCCAAATCAGCAGGGTAGAAATCTTACCATGGCCAATCTTTTCTGCCACTGGAGCTACCAACCAGAGTGCTGCTAGCAACcaccacagccagggctatattcAAAGAGATTAATTTTTCTCCAGTCTGATTACACATTCTTGGGTACAAACCACCTGCTTGTCATTCCAGTGTCTGAGGCTCTGGCTACATCCCCCGTGTAATCTTGCTGCCTGTGCCTTTGCCAGTTGTCCCGGCTTCTGTGGAGTCTCACATTCACATCATCAAAGTGAAGTGCACAGGCTAGAGGGACAAAAGGCCTGGATTCTAACATTCTCTGCCATTACCCACACTGGGACCTCCCTTTTCCCATCTGCAAAAGGGAACATTTGGGTACCTCACCTCACTGGGTTGTCATAAATATGAGTTAGATAGATATCTCTAAAGTGCCAAGGAACCCTACTTGGCACCCCGTTGGTAGACAAATTGCTGTTCTCATCACAAGGGGACAGAGTCACCACACAGTCCCCCTTTCCATTTCTTGAGATCTCGCAGGAAGTAGCACACAGCCTGCTAAATGAATGAGCAAATAGCCAGGgcgtttctttcccttttgttccATTTACAGACAGTAGGATTCTCGGTAAACAAACGGATGCGTCGGGATTCTGAAAGCCAGACACCATACCAGCTTTCACGGATCTGAGCTGCAGTTCATAAACTAGTTCTGCTCAGAGACACCATGGACCCTGCTAGATTGTCTTCTGTTTGTCCTTCTCTTctcaagttaaaacaaaacaaagcataaacaaacaaacaaaaactgtgcACCCAGCCTTTCATTGTCTCTAGTCTCTGGAGTCTTCCCAGATTCTTTTGGAAGATGCCAGAATATAATCACACACTAGCATCTTTTGTATAAGGATGGTGAgcacctgtgttttcctgtgggGAATGCACATGTTTCGAGGTATCTCCTAGCTCTGGGACATTGGAAACAATGAAAAATCTCTGAGCTTTCCAGGTTTTCatggagaagcagagatgagGGCTCCCAGGTCACTCCTAGAGGTTTCCACATCCAGCTAAGGCGTTCTAGAACTCAGTGCTAACCCAGTTTGGCCATGTGGAGCCACATAGAGGTAGATGACACCATCACCCCTCCATCCCCAGGAATCTGCAGAAACAGAGCCAGTGTCACAGAGGACAAAAAGGTGATTCCTAGAGGCTCTCCTGGGTGCATTCAGAGTTAGCCATGGCCAGGGGTGCCTGGGGCACTAGAACCGGGAGAAGTGCTCTGATCAACATTACCAACTGGCCAACAAGTAGTGCTGTCTGGGGTGATGCTTCAGCTGGAACGTGTGAGGTTGACTAAGCCCCAAGGGTTCAGATTCCAAGATACAGCTTGAGTTGCAGTCTAAGCCTAGCCACTCACTACATGCATGACCCAGGACAAGCGTTCAGGATGTTAATTCCCTCATAAATGAAACTGGAAGAGTGACCTTCACTTAAGGATGCTTCTAATTGGACTAAACAGGGGTCTGTGTAAGATCTCAATAAAGGAAACTCTTGTTCCTGGTActgttagaaagaaaaagaagatgccCTACCCTAGCCAGGGTTGCAGTCACAGGATAAAATACACAGCTTATCTACCAGGCTGTTCAACAAGACCCATTTATATTCAAACAGTGACACTGTCTAAGAAGAGAAGAGCAGTGACGTTTTTATGCAGACACACACTACataatgaaggaaaatgaaatttaaaacattgaaattCAAGATTTTTCTTTGTATCCTTTTTAATGGCTTAtctgttttaaatataatttgctaAGACCTGgatttctgaaaaagaaatctgCCAAGCAAAGCTAACATGTCATTCCAAATCAGTTGAAAAGTGTCCCCTTTGCCATCCCCATTCCCAGTTCTGATTCCCCGGAGTCAGTGGTTGGATGACTTACAAGACAATTGAACTCTCCAATGCAGAACACGGTCTCCCAAGTCAAAGCTTCCAGCACATGCTTACTAATTATCTATAATCCTTCAGTATAGCATCAAAAATTCCTTTACTGATCACACCACAACCGTCACCCACCAGATTCCATTTCTGCTCAGTTTTGTGTGGCTTGATTAATGCCAAGCTTCCTTTTGTgcattaataaaaagttaaactgGCTGAATTCTCATAAAACGACACAATAAACTACAAGGTCAATTTAAATTGTTTCTAAAATGCCAAGGCTGCAAACTTTAGTTGGTAATTAACATCCTTGAAAACAAGCAATTTGGTGAATTCTTTGTATGTTGTTTTGAATATAAAGACATATCATAAATATCATTAAACATGGAATTATATCTTTTCCAAAACTAAATATTTAACAAAGCATCAAAAATTGTGTCGGTCTACATGTTGACTTGGCTCCCTGACAATTTAAGCAGACTGGCTTTCCtagatttcttctccttttaaaaaatgtatctaaGGTAATCTTTGAGAGTGACGTGAAATATTTTCACAATTATACTTCTACATAACAGACAAAAACATACACAGTCCTGAGCTCCCATTGTCTTCCTACAACCCAGCTCTGAACACAACCCCCTCTATGTCCCAGAACCTGACAGGCACAGCTTGCCTGGAAGGCATGCATGGTTGGAGCTGTCCCCTAAATGCTGCTGCAAGGACCTGCTCTTCTGGTGTGCTGTCTGTGCCTATTAGGGAAGAAAATGATGTCAAAAAAGGAACACACTATCCTATCAAAACCAGGCGTTTTCTTTCTGCTAACCCCGAAACTCAGAGATACACAATTTAATCGTTTATGGATTTTTCCATAACAGGCATTGAGTTACATTTCCAGATGTTTGTGAATATCTACTGGAGAACGCATCTGAGATCGGGTTGTGGTTCTTACCATAGGATTCAGCACAAACCCTGTTGAGAATAATAGGGAATAATAGCATGCATGGAGATATGAAATCAAGaagtacagcacacacacacacacacacacacacacacacacaatcagcctaggagggaaaaaaaaaaacagaattgtgTGGGGTGTGAGAGGGGGcaacaggaaggaaaaaggaagaagatttttctttaaggaaagaaaacaggactaCAAGAAGGAATCGCCCATGAAAATTAAACCTACAAGGAAATaaaaggtgagaggagagagacagaggacgACACAAGATGAAAAAGGCAGAAGATGAGTCCCAGATAGTGAACTGGGGAAAAGGTACAGGAGCTGGAGACAAGGAAAGGGAAATCCCGCCCGGAAAAGCTAAGGCGGGACTTGGGAATTCTTTCCCGGGAAGAGGCCAAGGGAAGGAGAGGCATTCCGTGGTCCTCTCCCGGTGAGTCCGCCTGGTAGGACCGTGGGGCGCATCTCACCTGGACTCTCCCGCAGCATCAGCGATGCAGGTTGAGGGTACCAGCTGCGGGTCCTCCAGCGTGTGTTGTTGAACTTGACGGCGGAGCCCGCGGGACTCCAGGCCCCGCCTCGGGGGCGGGACCTTCAGGTCCGTAGAGGGTCCCCACCCCTGGCTCCTCTGGGCGGAGGCACCGGGGACCATAGACCTTAGCAGAGATCAGAGCTCAGCTCCTCAGACCCCTCCCTCCTCGACCCTGGCTTCGGAGCTTGACAGCCAGCCAGGAGCTCCAGTCTCAGTACTGCTGTCACCTCTGAGGTGTTGCACAGTGCACTCCAACCTCTAGGGTCTTGAACCCTCCGGACCAAAGTGAGAGAAGAGACgaaggcttggtggcacacgagAAGTTCCTGCTTGAAATGACCAAGAACCCCTGTCTGCTCTCAACTCATTTTCCTCTAACCGCTAGAATAGCCGCCTGAGCAGAGCAGCGGTTTCACAGTGCCCTCTCGACCTTCACAGAAGTACCCGTTGTCTCCCTGCCTTTCCAAGTCGTGAATGGCAGAGAGGCCCTGGGCTACCAACAATCTCCAAGTGTCTTCTAGGTAACTTTTCTGGAAGAAGGGGTGGAATGAGGCGGGAAGGGTCCCTGTGAATGAGGTGGCTGAAAATGGATGTCCATAAGGCCATGTCCTGCAGGACCAGGAGTTTTTCCACTGTTGTGAGTTgcgcggggggaggggggtacgggggggggggagccttgGTGCGGTTGCAGCACTCCTGTATGGGCCCTGATGTTTAAACCTGGGTTACTAAACATCTTGACATGGTTGGCAAAGGAAAACCCACCCAAGTCCCCAGTTCCTTCTCCCAgtcattcatttacacaattgtTCCTAGGTCAAGAGGGATTCTGAAGATGCACGGAGATAAACAGAGGACTCTTCAGAGCCTTTACCCAGGTTGGGGATCCCTTACCAAAGTGAATGGGCAGTGGGTAATGCTGGACCTGGATATCCCTTGGAATCAtgtgtcttagtcaatgttctattgttgtgaagtgACACCAAGACCCAGgcaactcataaaaaaaaaaaaaacaaaaacaaaaacagttaattgagggcttgcttacgaTTTCAGAAGTTTAGGCCATTATTATtgtggcagcaagcaggcaggtgctgaagcagtagctgagggcTACATCCTGAGCCATGGGTAGAAAGAGAGATTCTGGGCTtggggtgggcttttgaaacctcagggCCCATCCTCAGtcacacatttcctccaacaaggccacacctcctgaatccttctaatcttttcaaataacGCTACTCCCTgatgtatgagcctatgggaggcattcttattcaaaccacacacTGATGTTCCTGTGGCAAATGCTTTTGCTTGTAGAAAGGAGCATAGAAATCAGGTACCTGACTGGAGCTCCAGGCATACACGCAAGCAGTCAGCAAGGTCAGAAAGACACATTTGTTTTTTGACAGCTAGTATTTTATTCAGATAGCAGTCTCATTATACTTGGTCCAAGAACATTCAAATAAGAACTCAAATCAGAAGTTAAAGACTGATCTTCAAACATCATAGCCAACAATGCCATGTTTTGCCTATGATCTTGCCAAGATTAAACCATATCCATACCTCAGTGGCCACCAAACCACTCAGCACAGCTTGCTTAACTGCAAGGTATTCGAAGCTACCAGTTTTAGCactttgaatgatttttttcatactcTGAATAGCTGTAGGAATTTCACCAGGAGTTGGGGGAGACAGCTAAACTTGGTGTGGTGTCAACATGTGGCCAATCCAGGCTTTGAGTAAGTCACGGCAGCTGCCACCAGCAACGGGGCCTTCTCCAAGAAGTTATGGATAAACTTGGCCATAGTCTAAATgtgagaaacacattttttttttaaagcccctAAGCTCAAAACATAGATTACCCAGGAAACACTGAGTCAAAAGCCTCCCGGTGCTCATGGACATCAGGCTGTAGGGCCTCTGGGATGAAAAACCAGTGTACATATTCACAGTTAGGTGTCCACCTGCACTGAGGAGTTCGCTAACGGAGGAGTTGGCACGAAGTGAAGAGATCTGCGGAGGCTCAAATCCAGGGCACACTACCAATGCTGGTGAAAGAGCTCAGAAGTGCACAGGCAAACATGCTAATCTAGGAGAATGATGTATTCTAGAACCAATTTGGAAAGttctttggaaaggaagaagggaaggaagaaggactgGGAAAGAAGGGACAGAGTGTACTGGCCAGTGCAGATAGGGAATCTGGACGTTCTTAGCAGTGGCCTGCCTCCAGATCACTGGGCCCAGCCATTGGCTAGAAACAGCCTGGGAGGGTAGTGTCTTTGATGGGAATGTGTCACAGAGTGAGGATGGAGCAGATTCTTGTAACactcactcccagtgacacacacatacatacacacatgcacacacacaccatacaaagGGGGATCTGAATGATGACACTgaatcacacacaccacacctcatACACAGAAAGGGGTATCTGATGGTGAcattgaatctctctctctctctctctctctctctctctctctctctctctctctctctctctctctcacacacacNNNNNNNNNNNNNNNNNNNNNNNNNctctctctctctctctctctctctctctctctctctctctctctctctctctcacacacacacacacacacacacacacacacacacacaccacaaagggGGATCTGATTGGTGATGGTGACACTGAATGACCCCACACAGGAATCAATCTGGATGGATGGTTATGGTGACTGGTACACTCAGAATGGCAGGGAAAATCGTGTTGTTAGCTCATTAAGAAGAAATATACccaataaaaatatgcaaaactaaaacaagaaaggGCCATGAATGATAGCAATGAAGCAAGATGGTGGgcagatggaaagaagaaagagtctTCGACACTGGAATCTGTTTTTAGGGTTAGAGAGAACAAGTTCCAAATGGAAGGGCTTCATTCTCCAAGAAAACAACGAACATTCGAAGCATGAATgcatcaataaataaaacaaattgtaTATGCTCGGcatagggaggggcactattaaaaagcgaggccttgttggagtacgtgtgtcactgtgggtgtgggctttaagaccctcatcctagctgcctggaagtcagtcttctgctaggaACCTtcagagaactctcagctcctcctgtatcgTGCCTGCCTGGAgactgccatgttcccgccttgatggtcatggactgaacctctgaacctgtaaaccagccccaattaaatgttgtccttatagttgtcttggtcatggtgtctgttcacagcagtaaaaccctaactaagacacaaatgGTACCTTGAAAGGGGTATTTTTCCAAATTCTCTATTACACCTAGAAACTGAACACAACACATGCCA
The sequence above is drawn from the Mus pahari chromosome 8, PAHARI_EIJ_v1.1, whole genome shotgun sequence genome and encodes:
- the Znf488 gene encoding zinc finger protein 488, with the translated sequence MAAGTSTLLSLSGPADHMAEGKGASLRPSVEKRWKLMEPKQTKPEMFKKMSLVDSDTAAGKGGQDEAYTELSLPTALSKPELDRPLACKTHIEQRQNTFTELSRLQERPGDIQAQTRKPENTEGQLGTQQLPESLPRASGDGAVCSVWPGAARSEQKSAFSKPAKRPAEKPKCSPTLLAGGSAEGSWELSGLITTVDIPYWTHLSTFKFMGDFWKLHTLSQNILLCNAFQGPPTPWLEHTQVQAPTSSAPSSTASRALLPPTLSSLGLSTQNWCAKCNLAFRLTADLVFHMRSHHKREHVGPDPHSKKRREEVLTCPVCHEYFRERHHLSRHMASHS